In the Candidatus Dadabacteria bacterium genome, CCGTCGGTATCCACCTCCCCGGTTTCCGTTTCTTCCAGCGGCGGAATGACGTTGTTGAGAGTGAAGCTCAACCTTGCCATGCGCACGTCGGAGAACCTGCCCTGTCCCCTGAGACTTGTGATGTCTCCCTGTGGACTGGTAGCGCTATTGCTCAGTGAAAATTCCTCCCCGTTCTCGGTTCCGGCGTCATAGGGAAACAGGTCTACCGTGTGAGAGGGTAGCCAGTCATCCGATTCATCCAGCAAAGACAGAGCGGAGACGCCCACAAACCAGTCCGGGCTGGGACCGATCATCGATAGGAGGGTAAGCAGGGGATGAGTACGGCTGAATTCGACTTCAAATGTCCTCGTACCCGTGGCAGAGGTGCCGTTTTTCTTGACGATGGATATTACAGTTCCTTCTTCGGCATTGCTGATTTCTGTCTCAAACGTACCCGTGATGCCAAGCTCCGCCACCCTCTCCACGCCAGCAGTGGCCATCTCACCCACCGCCCAGAAAGTCACATCGCTGTTGTGTACGGCACCGATTAGGGTCGTGAAATGCGCACCGCCCACAACCCCGTCGGGCGTGCTGTCGGTGTTCCAGTTGCCTTCAAACGTTACCGTGTAGGTGGCCGATTCCGAGTCGGTCTGTGCGCGGGCCGGTCCCGTCGGCACACCGAGCATGATGGTGGCAAGGAGGAGAAGGCCCGTTGCGATGCGCCAAGGACCGCAAAAGATGCCGGAGAAGTTCGGTAGACGTGCGCGCTCCCGCGCGCGGATACCGTCCCGATGCGACGGAACGGACGTACCCGACAGTCTTCCTAGCTCCAACGAAACCATTTCAGGTAAAACAGTACCTTGAACCTAGCATACTTTCGAACAAGGTAC is a window encoding:
- a CDS encoding spondin domain-containing protein, with amino-acid sequence MVSLELGRLSGTSVPSHRDGIRARERARLPNFSGIFCGPWRIATGLLLLATIMLGVPTGPARAQTDSESATYTVTFEGNWNTDSTPDGVVGGAHFTTLIGAVHNSDVTFWAVGEMATAGVERVAELGITGTFETEISNAEEGTVISIVKKNGTSATGTRTFEVEFSRTHPLLTLLSMIGPSPDWFVGVSALSLLDESDDWLPSHTVDLFPYDAGTENGEEFSLSNSATSPQGDITSLRGQGRFSDVRMARLSFTLNNVIPPLEETETGEVDTDG